In the Drosophila takahashii strain IR98-3 E-12201 chromosome 3R, DtakHiC1v2, whole genome shotgun sequence genome, one interval contains:
- the LOC108054253 gene encoding proteasome assembly chaperone 2 has product MLFLKDKRPKLDLAEYTVIIPSICVGNAAQLACDLLIASKELRRIGSLTHPALIPVYGPSAYQHEPKEKVSSCELYEGAEDKLLVVQFRAPWVARHTGHFQKEMVKLFQGARRVVILSGSFGFEKRVIEESPWAYRASDNFKESHAAQLGNQELIKWKEHKGEAIYGGGNALQLFKSFDEQKVPVMLLFRYLLEGDNSMDASLIVRELNELCEDFLQLRNGGDGSFKLTVPKSWNLLFGNDVTELLF; this is encoded by the coding sequence ATGTTGTTCCTAAAAGACAAGCGTCCCAAACTGGACTTGGCAGAGTACACGGTGATCATACCGAGCATCTGCGTGGGAAATGCGGCGCAGCTGGCCTGCGACCTGTTGATCGCGTCCAAGGAACTGCGGCGCATCGGATCCCTCACACATCCGGCTTTAATTCCGGTCTACGGACCCTCCGCCTACCAGCACGAGCCCAAGGAGAAGGTCTCCTCCTGCGAACTGTACGAGGGCGCCGAGGACAAGCTGCTGGTGGTGCAGTTCCGGGCGCCATGGGTTGCCCGCCACACGGGCCACTTTCAAAAGGAAATGGTGAAGCTTTTCCAGGGCGCCCGTCGTGTGGTCATCCTAAGCGGCAGCTTTGGCTTCGAGAAGCGCGTGATCGAGGAGTCGCCGTGGGCCTACCGCGCCAGCGACAACTTCAAGGAGTCGCACGCGGCCCAACTGGGAAACCAGGAGCTCATCAAGTGGAAGGAGCACAAGGGCGAGGCCATTTATGGCGGCGGCAACGCGCTGCAGCTGTTCAAGTCCTTTGACGAGCAAAAGGTGCCGGTCATGCTGCTATTCCGCTACCTCCTCGAGGGCGACAACTCAATGGATGCCTCCCTGATCGTCCGCGAACTGAACGAACTCTGCGAGGACTTCCTGCAGCTAAGGAATGGCGGCGATGGCAGCTTCAAGCTGACGGTGCCCAAGTCTTGGAACCTTCTCTTCGGCAACGATGTGACGgaacttttattttag
- the LOC138913474 gene encoding uncharacterized protein — protein MADQNELKRSFEDEDSSDFGPPKKRFRDMHLHEDADSISSIPLLASEESQGSGDSDSGYFPELGPHENLYYLQNKLLFDLHVEREHRKHNL, from the coding sequence ATGGCTGATCAAAATGAGTTAAAACGCAGTTTTGAAGACGAGGATTCCAGCGATTTCGGACCTCCCAAAAAGCGTTTCAGGGACATGCACCTCCATGAAGATGCCGATAGCATTAGTAGCATCCCTCTCTTGGCCAGCGAAGAATCTCAGGGATCGGGAGACTCGGATTCTGGCTACTTCCCGGAACTGGGACCCCATGAGAACCTCTACTACTTACAGAACAAGCTACTCTTCGATTTGCATGTTGAGCGGGAGCACAGAAaacataatttataa
- the LOC108054255 gene encoding uncharacterized protein: MGLMRTVGGVSGAGGDAPLPEEAISHCPTYRQIPGAGTGAGSAPAKRVPVLFSTNRGLYLRLAQPLAEQMEVLTLQPRGQNYNISFCDLERWSTNRANVVSLEDTFTVLQQRNLSPVSLNYQPRLWKNNVSYSLMH; the protein is encoded by the exons ATGGGGCTGATGCGGACAGTGGGCGGGGTCAGTGGTGCCGGAGGCGATGCCCCGCTGCCGGAGGAGGCGATAAGCCATTGCCCCACCTACAGGCAGATTCCAGGTGCCGGAACGGGCGCAGGATCGGCTCCTGCGAAGCGAGTGCCCGTCCTCTTCTCCACCAATCGAGGACTCTATCTTCGTCTGGCGCAGCCACTGGCGGAGCAAATGGAGGTGCTGACACTTCAGCCACGCGGACAGAACTACAACATCAGCTTCTGCGATCTGGAACGATGG AGCACCAATCGGGCCAATGTTGTCAGTCTGGAGGACACCTTCACCGTCTTGCAGCAGCGCAATTTGTCGCCGGTATCTCTCAACTATCAGCCACGCCTgtggaaaaacaacgtcaGCTACAGCCTGATGCACTGA
- the Arp5 gene encoding actin-related protein 5 → MVGKRILVIDNGSYECRVGWSDSKEPELRFRNVLTKPRKDRKKEAAATSAEGSSSSAAPVEAPAEIQVGNDITNIEAVRAHLKSPFERNVITNWNHQEQIFDYIFTKMGFEGQERIDHPIVLTEALANPNFCRQQMSELLFECYGIPAVSYGIDALYSWEHHRQKHQKISDALIISFGYSTTHVIPLLNGKLQMEHVRRLNVGGYHIITYLFRLMQMKYPVHLNAITISRMEKLVHEHCHIAVDYKEELVKWAQMEYYEENIMKIQLPYNAVTATNALLTAEQKQEKRRELAHRLLEIKNRREREKLREDEQQLFVYHKLRQLYEQKKLDKFERALQQQQIGTLEDLDSLIATINSRIKRAQDKAQSAPRPSKQQEKLDKMPKPPEGVSQADWLAELHGKREQLLNRKQARQQQRSEQAKRHTHAAQERMRIISSLAKSEKRRKANGEEEDDGFGMNDNDWDVYKRINRYKDDSDSDADNEQLLEFEKILNHYDANFDDGNANVQAQSAAENYQLHFGVEDIRVPEVLFQPSMIGCSEAGLAELIAFVLKLFPSAEQQRLVEHVYLTGGCAQFRGLKERLVKELMEMRPFQSKFAIYESDEPTLAAWLGACVHAGEPSFAQTLTTRQDHQERGSEFFREHRASNLFYPTPKD, encoded by the exons ATGGTGGGTAAACGCATCCTGGTCATCGACAATGGCTCCTACGAGTGCCGCGTGGGCTGGAGCGACTCCAAGGAGCCGGAGCTGCGCTTCCGCAACGTGCTGACCAAGCCGCGAAAGGATCGCAAGAAGGAGGCGGCTGCCACCTCCGCCGAaggttcctcctcctcggcggcGCCTGTGGAGGCACCGGCCGAAATCCAGGTGGGCAACGACATCACCAACATCGAGGCGGTGCGGGCCCATCTGAAGAGTCCCTTCGAGCGGAACGTCATAACCAACTGGAATCACCAGGAGCAGATCTTCGACTACATCTTCACCAAGATGGGATTCGAGGGTCAGGAGCGGATCGATCACCCAATTGTCCTCACAGAGGCTCTGGCCAATCCCAACTTTTGCCGCCAGCAGATGAGCGAGCTGCTCTTCGAGTGCTACGGCATTCCGGCCGTTTCCTACGGCATCGATGCTTTGTACAGCTGGGAGCATCATCGCCAGAAGCACCAGAAG ATTTCCGATGCCCTGATCATATCCTTTGGCTACAGCACCACCCATGTGATTCCCTTGCTTAATGGCAAACTTCAAATGGAGCACGTGCGTCGCCTAAACGTGGGTGGCTATCACATCATCACCTACCTCTTCCGGCTAATGCAAATGAAGTATCCCGTGCATCTAAACGCCATCACCATCAGCAGAATGGAGAAACTGGTCCATGAGCACTGTCACATTGCCGTGGACTACAAGGAGGAGCTGGTGAAGTGGGCACAGATGGAGTACTACGAGGAGAACATCATGAAGATTCAACTGCCCTACAATGCAGTCACCGCGACGAATGCCCTGCTCACCGCCGAGCAGAAGCAGGAGAAGCGACGGGAGCTGGCCCACCGACTGCTGGAGATCAAGAATCGTCGCGAGCGGGAGAAGCTGCGCGAGGATGAGCAGCAGTTGTTCGTCTACCACAAGCTGAGGCAGCTGTACGAGCAGAAAAAGCTGGACAAGTTTGAGCGGgctctgcagcagcagcagattgGTACGCTGGAGGATCTGGACTCGCTGATTGCCACCATAAACTCGCGCATTAAGCGGGCACAGGACAAAGCGCAGAGTGCTCCGCGACCGAGCAAGCAGCAGGAAAAGCTGGACAAGATGCCCAAGCCACCGGAGGGCGTGTCCCAAGCCGACTGGCTGGCCGAGCTGCACGGCAAAAGAGAGCAGCTGCTGAATCGCAAGCAGGCCCGCCAGCAGCAACGTTCCGAGCAGGCCAAGCGGCATACGCACGCCGCTCAGGAGCGAATGCGCATCATCTCTTCGCTGGCCAAGAGCGAGAAGCGGCGCAAGGCGAacggcgaggaggaggacgacggCTTCGGGATGAACGACAACGACTGGGATGTTTACAAGCGGATCAATCGCTACAAGGACGATAGCGATTCGGATGCGGATAATGAGCAGTTGCTGGAGTTCGAGAAGATCCTGAATCACTATGATGCCAACTTTGATGATGGGAATGCCAATGTGCAGGCCCAAAGTGCCGCCGAGAACTACCAGCTGCACTTTGGTGTGGAGGATATCAGGGTGCCGGAGGTTTTGTTCCAGCCCAGCATGATTGGCTGCTCGGAGGCGGGGCTAGCGGAGCTAATAGCCTTCGTGCTGAAGCTCTTTCCCTCGGCAGAGCAGCAGCGTCTGGTGGAGCATGTCTATCTGACCGGTGGATGTGCCCAGTTTAGGGGCCTCAAGGAGCGACTGGTGAAGGAGCTAATGGAGATGCGTCCCTTCCAGTCAAAGTTCGCCATCTACGAGTCGGATGAGCCCACTTTGGCAGCATGGTTGGGAGCATGTGTGCATGCTGGAGAGCCCAGTTTCGCCCAGACCTTGACCACGCGCCAGGATCACCAGGAGCGCGGCAGCGAGTTCTTCCGCGAGCACAGGGCCAGCAATCTCTTTTATCCTACACCAAAAGATTAA
- the MED17 gene encoding mediator of RNA polymerase II transcription subunit 17 translates to MSNSVNISVETTCENQIREIGYDGTELYQPPPTLSESLAKCAARIDFSKTSLDDLKKEEKTAAERSSDEDKEANQFQESLWPWDAVRNKLKDALTEICVLSDVISVAKDKRYLVLDPLLEEPDDTKPIVQVYSRKKAISQAAQVLLGGAERLRNAHSEQRSRNVSDFHIELLRLRQNWRLKKVSNAIIGDLSYRTAGSKFGMSGTFEVTKAEEAGDEDSPSSSSNNNSGSSSSGNNGMQLKASSALRVIVPAELQGVAYIKVITQKDQEDLCTAQVNLMGHGPNITAQVGVWQKTLEFAQNVLFCKELFAQLAREAIQLQAPIPHVVIGNQIRATLLPNIQLIISLCHSTTFDSSQPAPINDHDHVLEHSLHQLLREVHYKNSHHPFPHPASAPLGPTKKRMIAGPMAADRETLLDMTKSQTILEQIIAQAQHIFMRKRTQYVLDTLARDVKDPQIVSHWNAMNSPTMSCVKINIVTHGYDAIGRTSLVIHVKERSLKCICRDGRVMRLSYEPQELRDLILCQINSHQISCLISLARCMAWTVLSNSNHLGIGKVEPLGNASSCLLASPNSDRMIAVQIRCDPQIDVKVYIARSPRQDFFPSPLVPEKLWENLGGNFKEVRFDKIEGKSFLNKMEFLMASLTSNSA, encoded by the exons ATGTCCAATTCCGTGAATATATCGGTGGAAACGACTTGCGAGAACCAGATCCGCGAGATTGGCTACGATGGCACCGAGTTATATCAGCC ACCGCCCACTTTGTCCGAAAGTCTGGCGAAATGCGCGGCACGCATTGACTTCAGCAAGACGTCGCTGGACGACCTgaagaaggaggagaagaCGGCGGCGGAGAGGAGCAGCGACGAGGACAAGGAGGCCAATCAGTTCCAGGAGAGCCTGTGGCCCTGGGATGCGGTGCGCAACAAGCTGAAGGACGCCCTCACCGAGATCTGTGTGCTGTCCGATGTGATTTCGGTGGCCAAGGATAAGCGGTATTTGGTGCTGGATCCCCTGCTGGAGGAGCCGGACGACACCAAGCCCATTGTGCAGGTCTACAGCCGCAAGAAGGCCATCTCGCAGGCGGCCCAGGTGCTCCTCGGTGGCGCCGAACGCCTCCGAAATGCCCACAGTGAGCAGCGCAGCCGGAATGTCTCCGATTTCCACATAGAACTGCTGCGACTGCGACAGAATTGGCGCCTGAAAAAGGTATCCAATGCTATTATAGGGGATCTCAGCTATCGCACAGCGGGCTCTAAGTTCGGGATGAGCGGCACTTTCGAGGTGACCAAGGCGGAGGAGGCCGGCGATGAAGACTCACCCAGCTCctcgagcaacaacaacagcggaaGCAGTTCTTCCGGCAACAATGGCATGCAACTAAAAGCCAGCTCCGCCTTGCGGGTAATTGTCCCTGCGGAGCTACAGGGTGTGGCCTACATCAAGGTGATCACGCAGAAGGATCAGGAGGACCTGTGCACCGCTCAGGTGAATCTGATGGGCCACGGACCGAACATCACCGCCCAGGTGGGCGTGTGGCAAAAGACCCTGGAGTTTGCCCAGAATGTGCTCTTCTGCAAGGAGCTTTTCGCCCAACTGGCACGCGAGGCCATCCAGCTGCAGGCACCGATACCGCACGTGGTCATTGGCAACCAAATACGGGCCACCCTGCTGCCGAATATCCAGCTGATCATCTCACTCTGCCACTCTACCACCTTCGATTCAAGTCAGCCGGCGCCAATCAACGATCATGACCATGTGCTGGAGCACTCGCTGCATCAGCTGCTGCGCGAGGTGCACTACAAGAACTCCCACCATCCGTTTCCCCATCCGGCCAGTGCTCCGCTGGGGCCGACGAAGAAGCGCATGATAGCCGGACCAATGGCGGCGGATCGGGAGACGCTTTTAGATATGACCAAGTCGCAGACGATACTCGAACAGATCATCGCCCAGGCGCAGCACATCTTTATGCGCAAGCGAACGCAGTATGTGCTTGATACGCTGGCCCGGGATGTCAAGGATCCACAGATTGTGTCGCACTGGAACGCCATGAACAGTCCAACCATGTCGTGTGtgaaaattaatattgtgACGCATGGCTACGATGCCATTGGACGCACTTCCCTAGTGATCCACGTCAAGGAGCGCTCGCTGAAGTGCATCTGTCGCGATGGACGCGTCATGCGGCTCTCCTACGAGCCGCAGGAGTTGCGCGACCTCATCCTCTGCCAGATCAACTCACACCAGATCTCCTGCCTGATCAGCCTGGCGAGATGCATGGCCTGGACGGTGCTCTCGAATAGCAACCACTTGGGCATCGGCAAGGTGGAGCCGCTGGGCAATGCCAGCTCTTGTCTGCTGGCCTCTCCGAATAGCGATCGCATGATTGCCGTTCAGATCCGCTGCGATCCGCAGATAGATGTGAAGGTCTATATAGCGAGGAGTCCGCGCCAGGACTTCTTTCCCAGTCCGCTTGTGCCGGAGAAATTGTGGGAGAATCTGGGCGGAAATTTCAAAGAG GTGAGGTTCGACAAAATCGAGGGCAAGAGCTTCCTCAACAAAATGGAATTTCTGATGGCCTCACTGACCAGCAACTCAGCCTAA
- the LOC108054237 gene encoding uncharacterized protein — protein sequence MVYVYVLSSLKLSKPIVFEMQYNGTIMAVKQYLEPIVAIPMSQMDIQMGNQRLFDDVGIPTILRIMANDPSISALSLLNGNAFVAFLRFDINGDGQVGLNMDKMTHFSGSRDSFALLASSSSNVLFRGRIAGASDAQSTKILRLVESSTDPLKRTISIKQLQDQLKSNLATGSCKMEPSSITTSEEDVEDQSTSGISRGNPECKDKQRDCCRQHKCGKPDNRPPYAKTMPENRRYGVVISNMDRCEDVDQNALIEQIGRLMEEGDSSGLKFSDCTSMASFDSSVLIVCEDDDTADWVISVVESMCPPHAAQTFINFFDLIRCSFVLPLVIPGEALCSVFDLLEMQNPDLVTDKWSVVERYPLDPCDSECSKYDQVTDLCDNQVLELYIDEESKNRISETCSKLKYCWWQLKFHFDC from the exons ATGGTTTATGTGTATGTGCTGTCTAGCTTAAAGCTGTCCAAG CCAATTGTCTTCGAAATGCAATACAATGGGACGATTATGGCAGTAAAACAGTATCTGGAGCCCATAGTGGCAATTCCTATGTCTCAGATGGATATTCAGATGGGTAACCAAAGATTGTTTGATGACGTCGGTATTCCCACCATTTTGCGAATAATGGCCAACGATCCCTCAATATCAGCATTGTCCCTATTGAACGGAAACGCATTCGTGGCTTTCCTGAGGTTCGATATAAATGGCGACGGACAAGTTGGTTTGAACATGGACAAGATGACCCATTTCAGTGGATCTCGGGATTCATTTGCTTTGTTGGCATCCTCCAGTTCGAACGTTCTTTTCCGAGGGCGAATAGCCGGTGCTTCTGATGCGCAGAG CACGAAGATCCTAAGACTAGTGGAGAGCTCGACGGATCCGCTGAAAAGAACGATTTCGATAAAGCAGCTCCAGGATCAATTGAAATCCAATTTAGCAACGGGCAGCTGCAAGATGGAGCCGAGCTCTATCACGACCTCAGAGGAGGATGTTGAGGATCAGAGCACAAGCGGAATCTCCCGAGGCAATCCAGAGTGCAAGGACAAGCAGAGGGATTGCTGCCGGCAGCACAAGTGCGGCAAGCCGGATAACCGACCGCCCTATGCCAAGACCATGCCCGAAAACCGGCGCTATGGAGTGGTCATCAGCAATATGGATAGGTGCGAGGATGTGGACCAAAACGCACTGATTGAGCAGATAGGTCGACTAATGGAAGAAGGTGATTCGAGTGGTCTGAAATTCAGTGACTGCACCTCAATGGCATCATTCGATTCGAGTGTCCTTATAGTCTGCGAGGACGACGATACCGCGGATTGGGTGATCAGCGTCGTCGAGAGCATGTGTCCCCCCCATGCGGCACAGACATTCATCAACTTCTTCGATCTTATACGGTGCTCCTTCGTGTTGCCATTGGTCATTCCGGGAGAAGCCTTGTGCTCTGTTTTCGACCTGCTGGAGATGCAGAATCCCGATCTTGTCACCGACAAGTGGAGTGTCGTGGAACGGTATCCTCTAGATCCATGTGACAGTGAGTGCTCCAAGTACGACCAGGTCACCGATTTGTGCGATAACCAAGTTCTAGAGTTATATATCGACGAGGAGAGTAAGAACCGCATATCGGAAACCTGTTCCAAGCTAAAATACTGTTGGTGGCaacttaaatttcattttgattgTTAG
- the Ssdp gene encoding single-stranded DNA-binding protein 2 — protein sequence MYGKSKTSAVPSDAQAREKLALYVYEYLLHVGAQKAAQTFLSEIRWEKNITLGEPPGFLHTWWCVFWDLYCAAPERRDQCDHSSEAKAFHDYGFVSSGYGVNGIGPGGPHNAGGPAPSPLGQMPPGGDGGPMGPGGPMGPNFFPNSTMRPSPPTHASSPQPPPSQMMPGQPPFMGGPRYPGGPRPGVRMQGMGNEFNGPPGQPMMPNSMDPTRPGGGMGPMNPRMNPPRGPGGMGPMGYGGPGGMRGPAPGPGGMPPMGMGGAGGRPPQWQPNASAPLNAYSSSSPGNYGPGPGSNGPPGPGTPIMPSPQDNTQGGPVGGPGDSMYALMKPEFPMGGGPDGGGGGGGPGGMGPMGGGPNSMGPVLNGGGGPDGSGLDGMKNSPANGGPGTPREDSGSGMGDYNLGGFGGPGENDQTESAAILKIKESMHEEAKRFEKDTDHPDYFMP from the coding sequence ATGTACGGCAAATCAAAGACATCGGCGGTTCCATCGGACGCCCAGGCCCGCGAAAAGTTGGCCCTGTACGTGTACGAATATCTGCTGCACGTCGGCGCCCAGAAGGCGGCACAGACATTCCTCTCGGAGATCCGATGGGAGAAGAACATAACGCTCGGCGAGCCGCCGGGATTCCTGCACACCTGGTGGTGCGTCTTCTGGGACCTCTACTGTGCGGCGCCCGAGCGTCGGGATCAGTGCGATCACAGCTCGGAGGCGAAGGCCTTCCACGACTACGGCTTCGTGAGCTCCGGCTACGGAGTGAACGGCATTGGACCAGGTGGCCCGCACAACGCTGGCGGACCGGCGCCCAGTCCATTGGGACAAATGCCGCCCGGCGGCGATGGCGGCCCCATGGGTCCCGGCGGACCAATGGGACCCAATTTCTTCCCCAACTCGACGATGCGACCGTCGCCACCGACGCACGCCTCCAGTCCACAGCCGCCGCCGTCGCAGATGATGCCCGGCCAGCCGCCGTTCATGGGCGGACCCCGCTATCCGGGCGGCCCACGTCCCGGCGTGCGTATGCAGGGCATGGGCAACGAGTTCAACGGACCACCCGGTCAGCCCATGATGCCCAACAGCATGGATCCCACCCGGCCAGGCGGCGGAATGGGGCCGATGAATCCGCGCATGAATCCGCCACGCGGTCCCGGCGGCATGGGACCCATGGGCTACGGCGGTCCGGGTGGAATGCGTGGCCCGGCACCTGGGCCCGGCGGAATGCCGCCCATGGGCATGGGCGGAGCGGGCGGCAGACCGCCGCAATGGCAGCCTAACGCTTCGGCGCCACTAAATGCTTACTCGTCATCGTCGCCAGGAAACTATGGCCCCGGGCCAGGCTCCAATGGACCGCCGGGACCGGGAACGCCCATTATGCCGTCGCCGCAGGATAACACGCAAGGCGGACCAGTTGGCGGACCCGGCGACAGCATGTACGCCCTGATGAAGCCCGAATTCCCGATGGGCGGTGGGCCAgatggcggcggtggtggaggAGGACCTGGCGGAATGGGTCCAATGGGCGGCGGGCCCAATTCAATGGGCCCCGTACTTAATGGCGGCGGAGGACCCGATGGCTCCGGCCTCGATGGGATGAAGAACTCGCCGGCCAACGGAGGACCTGGAACGCCGCGCGAGGATTCGGGCAGCGGAATGGGCGACTACAATCTGGGCGGATTCGGCGGACCCGGCGAGAACGATCAAACGGAATCGGCGGCCATTCTGAAGATCAAGGAGAGCATGCACGAGGAGGCCAAGCGGTTCGAGAAAGACACAGATCATCCGGACTACTTTATGCCATAA